CGCTTCTGCACGCTGGGCGCCAATGAGGTCATCCGGCCCATCAAGATCATCGTCGCCATGGACGCCAGCCAGTCCATGCGCGTGAGCGACCCGGACGGCACGCGGGCCACGGCGCTGGTGGACCTGATTGAGAACCTCCCGCAGGACGACGAGGTCTCCATCGCGGTGATGCTCTTCGCGGGCAGCACCACGGCATTCCTCACGCAGGACCCGGGGCCGCCGGCGGAGGATGGCTTCGTGCAGGTGTCCAGGCTGGACGCCACCCAGAAGGCCATCCTCACGGAGAAGCTGCTGACCTTCCGCAACACGGACACGTCGCCGAACCGGGACTCGACGGACTTCGTCAAGCCGCTGTCGGACATCTACTCGCTCATCAACACGGACATCGCGCGGGCGCGGCAGCAGCCCAGCGGGAGCGACGCGCTGGCGCAGGCGCGCTACTCGGTCATCTTCCTGTCGGACGGCAAGCCCACCAACAACCAGGACGACGAGCTCATCCGCGGTGACGCGGTGGTGCGCATCCGCCAGCTGCGCGACCTGGTGGAGGACGTGCGCTTCAACACCGTGCACGTCTTCAACCCCACGCAGCCGGTGCCGTCCGTGTGCGACCTGGTGGCGGAGGACGGCGGCTTCGGCGACGGCGGCTGCCCGCTGCTCATCATCAACCAGAACGCGGACCGCCTGGAGAAGATGGCCACGCTGGGCGGCGGCAACTTCCGCGACTTCCGCAACAACGAGCCCATCAACTTCCTCAACTTCCAGTTCGGCCAGGTGCGCCGCGCCTTCATCGTGAAGGACTTCGTGGCCTCCAACTTCTCCGCGCCCCCGGGCAGCCCGCTGGATGAAGCGGACACGGACGGTGACGGCCTCACCGACGCGCGCGAGTACGAGCTGGGGACCAACCCCAACCTGCGCGACACGGACGGCGACGGCTTCAGCGACGGCGTGGAGGTGTACTTCCGCGACCGCGGCGTGCAGTTCGACCCCACCCAGGAAGTGCAGCCGGACGGCGGCGGCCTGGACAAGGGCTGCCCGCCCGCGCTGCGCGGCGTGGACACCGACTGCGACGGCCTCCTGGACTGCGACGAGCAGTTCATCGGCACCAACGCCACGCTCCAGGACAGCGACGGCGACGGCGTACCGGACGGCATGGAGTGGCGGGGTGGCACGCAGGGCTCCAGCAACGACATGGACGAGGACCCGGACACGGACGGGCTCACCAACCGCAGCGAGGCGCGCATGCACATGCGCCCGTTGCAGGTGGACACCGCGAACCTGGCCTCGGACGCGTACCGCTACAGCATGGAGGCGGACGGCCCGGTGGATGACCAGGGCCGTCAGTGCTACCGCTTCCGCGTGGACAACGTGCTGCTCGCGCCCACCATCGCCATGATCGCCGACGGCGGCGTGGATGGCGGCGTGGACGCCGGCACCGTGCAGCGCGGCGCGGGCTACAACGACATCTACCTCTCCGTGGCCATGCTGCCCGCGGACGACCCCACCGCGCGCACGCTGGTGCGCACCTTCCGCGTGGACTCCGTGCGCTACCCGGTGGGCGGCATCAAGTCGCCTCCGGATGGCGTCATCCGCGTGAACCCCGAGGACTTCGTGGACGGCTGCCCCGGCGTCGCCCCGACCCTCTCGCCCGTCCCCTGATTCCCTTCGAGCCTCCCATGCGCCTTCGCACCCGACTGCTCCCGCTCGCGCTCCTGCTCCTGGCCGCCTGTTCCTCGGAAGGGGAAGACACGCCGGATGCTGGCACGGGCGTGGTGGAGGACCTCTGCAACAGCCGCGAGGAGGCCCTGTCCAACGCGGACTGTGAATTGAAGCCCGGCGTGCCCCTGGAGCGCTTCCTGGCGCTCACGGGCGAGGTGAAGGCCGGTGACGAGGACTGGTACAGCGTCCGCATCCCCGCCACCGCCAACGCGCGCACGCTGGTGCACGTCACCGGCACGTACCTGGCGTCCAGCACGCCGGTGAACCTGTCCGTCACGGTGCAGGAGAAGGACAAGAGCACCGCGCTGGTGTCGAAGTCGGACCAGCACGGCGCGGGCGCCCCGAAGCCGGTGGACATCATCCTGCCGTACGGCACGCCGGACACGCAGCTCATCATCGTGGTGCGCGACGCGCCCACGAACCCCGCGCGCCCCAACTACGACGCGCGCAACGCCTACCGGCTCACGGTGGAGTTGCTGGAGAACCCGGACGCGAACGAGCCCAACGACGTCACGCCCACGCCCATCGCGCTGGCGGCGCAGGGGGCCATGCAGGTGGGCACGGCGCAGGGCTACCTGGCCACGGACAACGACGTGGACCGCTTCAGCTTCCCGCTGACGGCGGGGAAGATCGCCTACGTGCGCGTCACCGCGCCGGACCAGGGCTTCGCGCCCAACTTCCGCCTGTCCTATGAGCTGCTGCGCCCCAACGGCACCGACAAGGAGTCGGAGGGCAACGTGCTGCCCAAGGTGCACCCGGGCGTGCTGGCCACCGCGCGCAAGGTGAAGCTCGCGGGCACCTGGACCCTGGTGGTGAAGGGCTACCGGGGCAACAACGAGCCCGTGCCCGCGGGCGACCTGCGCCAGCCGTACGAGGTGGAGGTGCGCGTGGTGGACGAGCAAGACCCGCGCGACCAGTCCGGGGACAACGACGCCTACGCGCGCGCGTACGTGAACAATATGGGGGCGCCGGGCGCGTCCACGACCTTCGATGGCCGGCTGGGCTACGTGACCGACCGCGACTGGTTCGCGGTGAAGCTGTCCAGCCTGACGAAGCCCAGCGTGCTGCGCTACCGGCTGACGGAGCGGCCCACCACCCCGCGCTTCGACCCGCTGCCCCTGCCGTTGGGCCAGCTGGCGGACCGGCAGGTGCTGGTGTTCACCACCGTGAGCACGTCCGTCACCGCCGAGCAGCGCGCCACCTGCACCAACGACCCGGCCGTGTGCCCGCGCGACCCGCGTGAGCACCCCGACGCGCCGGGGCTGGTGCAGACCTACTGCAACAACGCGGAGGCCGTGCTGTGCATCCAGTCCGTGCGCGAGGAGTCCGACCCGGCGCGCTTCCCCAACCTGAGCAACTTCCAGGGCCGGCTGCCGGTGCCCGCGCACGGCGGGGAGCTGACGTACCACTTCGTGGTGCAGGACGACGGCAACAACTGGGCGGATGACCGCGACTACCGGCTGGAGGTGTCCTGGGAGGCGGAGGACGCGGAAGAGGAGAGCGCCTACAGCGGCGGCGTGGAGCAGCCGCGCTCCAGGACGCTCGGCGGCGTGGGCACGGGCAACCTGCCGGTGGGCAACGCCACCTTCGAGGCGAAGGGCCAGCTGACGTACGGCCACAGCCGGCTGCGCAACAACGACCGCGCCACGGGCCTGGGCGTGCGCGGCCCCACGGACTACGACGCGGTGCCCTCCGACACGGACACCTTCGAGTACCAGCTCCCCGCGCTGAGCGCGCCCGAGGACGCGGCGTGGCTGGTGCAGTGGGACGTGGACAACCTGCCGGATGGCGGCACGCCGCACGGGCTGGCGCTGGATTTGACCTTCTGTGACGGCTCCGCCACGGACGGAGGCACCGCCGGGTGCACGCCGGTGACGACCACCAGCACGGGCGGCGCGCTGACGCTGGCCTACAACCCCACGGCGATGCGCGCGTGGCACACCTCCGCGAGCGCGCCGCTCAGCAGCTACCAGGCGCTGTACCAGTTGGAGAAGACGGCCACCACGACGCGCGTCACCGTGGCGCCCTACACGTGCGCCTGCCTGGAGCGGCGCTTCATCCGGGGCGGCACGCTCAAGGTGGCGGTGAGCGCCACCGAGCGCACGGACTACACGCCCGTGAGCTACACGCTGCGCACCGGCTACGGCGACTACCCGCGCAGCTACAACGCGGCGGATGGCGGCTCGCCCACGTCGTGCCCGGCGCCCACGCAGGACGGCGGCACGTGGGTGGGCGGTTGCCAGTTCACCCGCTAGCAGGCCCGGGCGGGCGGCGGGGCTTCACGCCTCCGCCGCCTCCGGGGGCACCGCCGGGACTACTACGGCGCGATGCCCTTTCCCTTGAGCGCCAGCTCGCGGGTTTCGCCGTTGGCGGCGTTGGACTTGAGGGTGAGCGTGCCGGTGAACTCCTTCGCGGCGTTGGGCTTGAAGGCCACCTCGATGAAGGCGCGCTGGTAGGTCTCCAGCTTCAGGGGCCCGTTCTCCGGCCAGTTCTCCGGCCGCTTCATGGTGAAGACGCTGGGGCCGGAGATGGAGGCCTCGTTGAGCTCCAGCGTCTGGAGCCCGCGGTTCTCGATGTAGAGCGTGTTGAACGTCGTCGCCCCCACGTAGGTCCCAGCGGAGAACTCCGTGTCGAAGCTCAGCTCCGTCCGGTCGATGAGCAGCTGCGGCGTGTTCGGCAGGTCCTCGGTCTCGTCTCCGCAGCCCGTCAGGGCGATGATGGTGAGGGGCAGCCACAGGTTGCGCATGCGCATGGACATCCACTCCTCGGTGAGGTTCAGCAGAATGTCTGGTGTTGTAACACGGAATGTCTCGCGGCTGGCGGGCGCTGTGATGGGATTGATGCTCGTCGCATGCGGCGGCTCGCGGGATGACTTCATCGGCGCGCGCGTGCTGGATGTCTGCAAGGCGTCCTGGCCCGTGTGCAGTGAGTACGCGGGCTGCATCCTCGGGCCGGAGAGCTACTCCGAGGGCCGCTTCCCCGGGCACAGCCAGGTGCTGGTGCGCGTGCCGGAGGCCTCCACCATCAAGGTGAGCTTCTATCTGGAGGAGGTGACGGCGGCCGGTGAAGAGACGGCCATCACCGTGCACGAGGAGGGCTGCCGCGCACGCCAGCGCAAGGCGTCCACGGGCCGCGCGGCGTTGGACCAGATGGAGAAGTTCGGCGTCTTCACCCAGCAGGCGGACGTCACCGGCGTGGGTGACCACCTGGTGGAGTTCGACTCCGACATGCAGGCGCGCTACGTGGTGAAGGTGGACGTGACGCCGCTGCGCCTCCAGTAGCGCGCGGCCTTCAGCCCTTGAGCGTGCGCACCAGGTGGTCCGCCACGCGGAAGCTGTTGGCGGCGATGGTGAGCGTGGAGGGCACGCTGCCGCCGGAGGGCATGAAGCTGCCGTCCACGACGTAGAGGTTCGGCACCTCGTGCGCGCGGCAGTGCTTGTCCAGCACGGAGGCCGCCGGGTCGTCGCCGAAGCGGCAGGTGCCGTGCTGGAGGATGGTCGTCTCGCCCTGCGTGCCCACGCGCTCCACGCTGTCCGGGTCCAGGCGCATCAGCACTTCTTCGCCGCGCTCCACGAGGAAGCGCGTGGCGGCGAAGTCCGCCGGGTGCCGGTCCAGGGTGATGGCGGCCACGGGGATGCCGTACTTGTCCTTCACCTCGGGCTCCACCGTGACGGAGGTGCCGGGCGTGGGGAGGAACTCCGCGTAGACCTCGAACTCGAGGATGCGCGAGTCGCGGTACGCGCGCATGCGGTCCTTCAA
The sequence above is drawn from the Corallococcus sp. NCRR genome and encodes:
- a CDS encoding Ig-like domain-containing protein; protein product: MRMRNLWLPLTIIALTGCGDETEDLPNTPQLLIDRTELSFDTEFSAGTYVGATTFNTLYIENRGLQTLELNEASISGPSVFTMKRPENWPENGPLKLETYQRAFIEVAFKPNAAKEFTGTLTLKSNAANGETRELALKGKGIAP
- a CDS encoding VWA domain-containing protein; amino-acid sequence: MSRAGRWLALTLVGFAVVVACTDSYLYDPRRDTEVPADRAVALDGRFCTLGANEVIRPIKIIVAMDASQSMRVSDPDGTRATALVDLIENLPQDDEVSIAVMLFAGSTTAFLTQDPGPPAEDGFVQVSRLDATQKAILTEKLLTFRNTDTSPNRDSTDFVKPLSDIYSLINTDIARARQQPSGSDALAQARYSVIFLSDGKPTNNQDDELIRGDAVVRIRQLRDLVEDVRFNTVHVFNPTQPVPSVCDLVAEDGGFGDGGCPLLIINQNADRLEKMATLGGGNFRDFRNNEPINFLNFQFGQVRRAFIVKDFVASNFSAPPGSPLDEADTDGDGLTDAREYELGTNPNLRDTDGDGFSDGVEVYFRDRGVQFDPTQEVQPDGGGLDKGCPPALRGVDTDCDGLLDCDEQFIGTNATLQDSDGDGVPDGMEWRGGTQGSSNDMDEDPDTDGLTNRSEARMHMRPLQVDTANLASDAYRYSMEADGPVDDQGRQCYRFRVDNVLLAPTIAMIADGGVDGGVDAGTVQRGAGYNDIYLSVAMLPADDPTARTLVRTFRVDSVRYPVGGIKSPPDGVIRVNPEDFVDGCPGVAPTLSPVP